TTGCGAAGGGCGAACTTCTTGGCAAAACGGATAATCATTATATAGATTATGTGACAGAAATCAATGCGGTGACGGCAGAACAGGTCAAGGCGATGATCGCTAAGTATTTTGATAAGGAGAAAATGACGATTTCGATTGTTGGCCCTGTAGCCATGTTCGATTCGCTGAAACCGTTTACAGTAGTTCCCCTGGACAGTCTTGAGTTCAGGTAACCTTTAAGAGGGAGGCCTTTATGCAGAGTAAGAGTTTGCTGGTTTCATTTATGGGCGTGTGCGTTGCTGTTGTGCTCGTACTGGGCTCTTCTCTGTCGTATGCGGCCAAAAGCGTTCCTGTATCGGAGGTCTCTCGTCGGCAGCTTCTGGTGAAAATGCACAACAAAGATGACGACATGCGCTCGTTCTGTGCAGGAATGAACAAGTGTCTTGGCATCAAGTACGAAGCTTGCACCGAAGCCGAACTGAAGCCTTGGCAAAAGATCGAGTACAATAATGAATTCTGCGCTCCGTACAAGGAGATTGTAAAGCGCGGCTTCTCGACGGATATCAAGGCACCCATGATGACGGAAGTCTTTATGCGTCTGGGGCGCCAGTATAGGGCTATCTACGAAAGCGAAGGAACGCTTCCGCTCGAAGTCAACGAAATTACGTTCTTGTTCGATAACATGCCGTTTACGGCAGACTTGATTAACGCATATCTGGAGTCTGAATATACGCTGGAGTACAATAGCATGAATCGTCGCTATTTCTCGGGCGGTAACGGTCATGGGCTTTCTGGCGATTTCTACTGGGCTTTGCAGGATAGCGCTGGCGCAAAGACGATGCTTCGCAACATGTTCTTTGGATATGGCTATGCTGAGATTTTGAAGTGGTCCTTGAAGGGTACGGCCATTGCCTATCTGGATATGGACCTGGTTGCGCCCCGGAAACTTAAGTACAAACTTACTGCGGTTGTGTTCCCGGGCAATTCTGTGCTGAATTCCATCATGCAGATGCGCGTCTTCAAGAGCGTTGTGAACTCGAAGATCGATGATGTCGTGAACGATATCAAGAAGGCTGCATCGATGTTCTACAACGGAAACAGAAAACCGCTTAAGACAAATGAAAAATTGAAAACGCCTGAAAATCAGCGCCATATAGCAGAGTTTGACAAGGTCGTGTCCGGCGGCTCCTGGAAACTGGGCGATGCTGAACGTCTCGAACGTTCCCGGATGGAACTCAGCACCCCGAAGCCTCAGCCGGCCAAGCCTGCGGAACCTAAGGAAGAACCCGCTGAAATCAAGGCAAATACTTTTATAAAAAAGGACTAGAAAATGAGTGAACCTAAGGATTTGGAAACTTTACTTGCTCGTGTTACGGAACGCCGCCGCGAACTCCTGACTTCTGTTGTGAATCGCCGTACGCGTCATTTCTGCATGGTGCTTGAAGATTTGTTTGACCCGCACAATATTTCTGCCGTGATTCGCACCGCCGAAGTATTTGGTCTCCAGGATGTTCACATCATTGAAGAAGACAATGCCTACAGCGTGAACAAGTCTATATTGAAGGGTTCCTACAAGTGGATGAGCCTTTATCTGTACAAGAAGCGCATGCTCTGCATGGAAAAGCTTCGCGAAAAGGGTTACAAGATTGCTGTTGCTAGCACGAATACGACGAACTCCGTGCTTGACCTGGATTTGAGCCAGCCGATGGCTTTCTACCTGGGCAGCGAGTTCCATGGAAACCACCCGGATACGCTTGCCCATGCGGACTATGAATTTAAGCTCCCGCAGTACGGCATTACGGAATCGATGAACGTCTCTGTTGCTGGTGGCGTGTTGATGACTTATCTTGACGTGTTCATGCAGAAAGAGGGCCGTGAAAAGTTTGCGCTCCCGCAGGCGGAAAGGGACGCCTTGTTGCTCGACTGGCTGGACCGCCATGTGAACGGCATCGAGACGAACAGCCCCATCGTGAGGGTTGAAGGGTAGCGGCTTTACCGCTCGTTAGTTACTAAGTGCCTTCGGCACAGTTACTAGTTAATAGTTAGTAGTTACTAGAATTCTTGATATGAAATTCTCTAGTAACTAGTAACTTGGAACTCACAACTGTTGCGAAGCAACCTCAGTAACTAGTAACTCGGAACTAGTAACTTGATTCTTCCCTTATTTTTTTATACGCCTCCAATGCCAATCGCAAAATATGCTAGATTGTTTTTAGGATGAAAAAGAATACCGCTTTATATTTCTCTGTCGGACTTGTCGTTCTTTTGGCCATTTTCATTTTGATATTTGGCATGATTTTCTTGAACGAGAAGGATCTGCGTGAAACTTTTGATGTGTACCATTTGCGCTTTACGCAGGTGAGTACGCTTGTCTTGGATGACCCTGTCAAGATCAATGGTGTTAAACTTGGTCGCGTTGAATCCATCGAACTTGCGGGGCACCGCGTTGTTGTGACGGTTCGCCTTAAATCGAACGTGAAAATCCCGAAGGATTCAGAAATTCGTGTTCAGAATATCGGCATCATGGGCGAACGCCAGATTGGCATGATTCTCGGCGATTCTGAAGAATACTATGTGCCGGGCGATACAATCACGGGCCAGTTCGATGCGGGCATTGCCGAAGCGCTTGGCCTTGCCGGTGAAGTTTGTGATTCGACGAAGGTGCTTCTGGAAGCGGTAAAGACTGCCTTGAACGGGACGATTGCCAACCCGGATTTTCAGGACCGCTTCAAGACGCTCCTCGTGAAGGCCGAAAATCTTGAAGATCGCCTGATGTCGCTTGTGGTAACGACTGATCCGCAGCTCAAGAAGAGCCTTGCGAACTTGAACAAGGTGACCGTCAAGGTGAACGAACTTGTTGATGGCGTCAAGGAACCGATCAACGGCCTCTTTGCCGGGACGGACAAGGTTATGGGAAATGCCAACCAGCTTATCTCTGAACTGGAAGGTGTCACCAGGCACTTGGATGGTCTGATCGCGAAAGTGCAGGCTAAGATGGATTCGAAGGACAATACCGTTGGTATCTTGCTGAATGATAGACAGCTGCACGACGATCTTGTCAAGACGGTACATTCTGCGGACAGTCTGTTCAAGATCATCCTCCAGGATGGCCTTGATATAAATGTGGATTTTTTCTGAGGAATTGATGATTACAAAGTTATTTACTGTTTCCAACAAACTGGGCATCCATGCTCGTCCGGCCGGTATGATTGTTGATATCACGGGTCAGGCCAAAAGCGACGTGTCCATTGTATTTGATGGGTCCAAGGCCAATGCGAAGAGCATCCTTAATGTGATGATGCTTGCTATCCCGGCTGGTTCCGAAGTGAAATTCGAAATCGATGGCGAGGATGAAGAGTTAGTCGTTCAGCAGTTGGAAAAGCTTTTTGATGACCACTTCAACGAAGAACCCTGCTGATTTTGTGGCAAAAGCTCCCGATGAGTCTTCCCGGAAATCTCCGAGGACCGAACTTGTCGGTGTGCCGTCTTCCCCAGGCTTTGCTATGGGGACGGTGTTCCCTGTTGCAAACCGTGAATTTTCTGTAGTAGATGAAACGCTTCCGGAGAGCCGTCTTGCTGCGGAAGAACAAATGTTTTTGAAGGCGATCAGTAAGACCTCCAAAGAAATTGCTCAGATTAAGGAAATTTCAGAGACTAGAGCAGGCATCAAGGACAGCCTGATCTTTGCGACCCACTTGATGATTTTGCAGGATCCGGGACTTGTTAACGGCGTCCTCGACAAGATCAGAAAAAAGCACAAGAATGCGAAGTGGGCGGTGCATGTCGTGTTTAACGCATACATCGAAAAGTTTGAAAAAATTGACTCGCCCGCTATGCGCGATAAGGCGGCAGACCTTAGGGACCTGTATAACCGCCTGATGTCTGCAATGGACGACTCCGGACCTGTATTGGAGGACGTGTCTGACGAAGAAGGCATTGTCCTTGTGGCTCATGAGTTTGTTCCAAGCTTCCTGATGACTCTCAAGCCTGGACAAGTTAACGCCATCGTGATGGATACGGGTGGCCGCACGAGCCATGTTGCGATCTTGTCTAGAGCGCTTCAGATTCCTGCTGTGTCCGGCCTTAGGAACGTTGCAGCCCTTGTGAAAAGCGGCGATACGATTATCGTCGATGGTGCTGATGGTAAAGTTATCATCAACCCGAACGAAGAGGATATCCGCAAGTTCCATGAACGCCAGGAAATGTTCGAACGCCAGCGCCGTGAACTTTTTACGATGCGCCAGCTGGAACCGATGACTCGCGATGGCAAGTACATTGTGTTGCATGCGAATATCGAAATTCCGACGGAAGCAGATAAGGTAACGGACTTTGGCGCTACGGGTATTGGCCTTTACCGTTCGGAATTCCTGTTCTTTAAAAAGGATACTCCGACTGAAAAGGAACAGGAAAGCGCTTACAGGCATATTCTTGAAAAAATGGATCCGTATCCGGTCGTGATTCGTACGCTTGATGCGGGTGGCGACAAGCTTGTTTCGGGAGTTTCTGCGGTGAACGAATCAAACCCGTTTATGGGTTGGCGTTCGATTCGCGTGTGCCTTGACCGTGAAGACATCTTCATTACGCAGCTGCGCGCTCTTTTGCTTGCCAATACTAAAGGCAACTTGCGTATCCTTTTGCCGATGATTTCGAGCATGACGGAACTTAGACGCGCAAAGGCGTGCATTGCCAAGGCTCGTAAACAGCTTGAGGATGAAGGCCATAAACTCCCTGTCGTGAAAATTGGTTCGATGATCGAAGTCCCTGCGGCTGTGATGATTGTGGACAAGCTTGCTAAGGAAGTGGACTTCTTTAGCTTGGGTACAAATGACTTGATCCAGTTCACGCTTGCTGTTGACCGTACGAACGAACTTATTACGAATATGTTCCAGCCGCATCATCCGTCTGTGCTGAGCATGATTTACCAGACTGTGGTGGCTGCGCATCGCGAAGGAATTCCGGTTGCAGTCTGCGGTGAAATGTGTACAGACCCGATGAGTGTACTTTTGCTTGTCGGGCTTGGTGTCGATGAACTTTCGATGACTCCGTGGAGCGTCATGACCACGAAGAAGATTATTCGTTCCATCAACTTTGAAGATGTTCGTGAAACGGCGTTGACGGTCCTGCAAATGGATGATGCCGAGAGCGTAAATGAGTTTTTGCATAAAAAGTATGCACAAACGATCATGGAACTCGGTATATCTGGTTTTGTGGGACAGGTTGAAAAATAAAACATTTTGGTTTGCTGATGAAATTATTTTATTCGTTGTTATTTGTTTGCACTGCTGCTTTGTATGCGCAGGTGGATGGCTCCGTATATTCTACGTACAAGTCGCCTTTTGCGGAACAGGAAATGATTGCTCCGGACCAGTTCCAGGATGCGGTTATCCGTGCGGCCCGTGCAAAAAAAACAATGAACGATATTTCAATTTCGCAGAACCACCGCGATTTTGCCCGTGCGGCCTATTTCTATTACAGTGGACAGTGGGATAGCGCTTATGTGGCCTATAATTCCTTGCGCCACCGTGAGCCTGAATTGATGGGGACTGTAGTGCTGCGCATGGCGAAGGCGAACTTTAAACAGGAAAAGTTTGCCAAAATGCGCGAGACGCTGCGCCTTGAAAAGAGTCTGGAAAACGATAGGGCCTGGCG
The genomic region above belongs to Fibrobacter sp. UWB4 and contains:
- a CDS encoding RNA methyltransferase; translation: MSEPKDLETLLARVTERRRELLTSVVNRRTRHFCMVLEDLFDPHNISAVIRTAEVFGLQDVHIIEEDNAYSVNKSILKGSYKWMSLYLYKKRMLCMEKLREKGYKIAVASTNTTNSVLDLDLSQPMAFYLGSEFHGNHPDTLAHADYEFKLPQYGITESMNVSVAGGVLMTYLDVFMQKEGREKFALPQAERDALLLDWLDRHVNGIETNSPIVRVEG
- a CDS encoding MlaD family protein, producing the protein MKKNTALYFSVGLVVLLAIFILIFGMIFLNEKDLRETFDVYHLRFTQVSTLVLDDPVKINGVKLGRVESIELAGHRVVVTVRLKSNVKIPKDSEIRVQNIGIMGERQIGMILGDSEEYYVPGDTITGQFDAGIAEALGLAGEVCDSTKVLLEAVKTALNGTIANPDFQDRFKTLLVKAENLEDRLMSLVVTTDPQLKKSLANLNKVTVKVNELVDGVKEPINGLFAGTDKVMGNANQLISELEGVTRHLDGLIAKVQAKMDSKDNTVGILLNDRQLHDDLVKTVHSADSLFKIILQDGLDINVDFF
- a CDS encoding HPr family phosphocarrier protein, giving the protein MITKLFTVSNKLGIHARPAGMIVDITGQAKSDVSIVFDGSKANAKSILNVMMLAIPAGSEVKFEIDGEDEELVVQQLEKLFDDHFNEEPC
- the ptsP gene encoding phosphoenolpyruvate--protein phosphotransferase, which codes for MTTSTKNPADFVAKAPDESSRKSPRTELVGVPSSPGFAMGTVFPVANREFSVVDETLPESRLAAEEQMFLKAISKTSKEIAQIKEISETRAGIKDSLIFATHLMILQDPGLVNGVLDKIRKKHKNAKWAVHVVFNAYIEKFEKIDSPAMRDKAADLRDLYNRLMSAMDDSGPVLEDVSDEEGIVLVAHEFVPSFLMTLKPGQVNAIVMDTGGRTSHVAILSRALQIPAVSGLRNVAALVKSGDTIIVDGADGKVIINPNEEDIRKFHERQEMFERQRRELFTMRQLEPMTRDGKYIVLHANIEIPTEADKVTDFGATGIGLYRSEFLFFKKDTPTEKEQESAYRHILEKMDPYPVVIRTLDAGGDKLVSGVSAVNESNPFMGWRSIRVCLDREDIFITQLRALLLANTKGNLRILLPMISSMTELRRAKACIAKARKQLEDEGHKLPVVKIGSMIEVPAAVMIVDKLAKEVDFFSLGTNDLIQFTLAVDRTNELITNMFQPHHPSVLSMIYQTVVAAHREGIPVAVCGEMCTDPMSVLLLVGLGVDELSMTPWSVMTTKKIIRSINFEDVRETALTVLQMDDAESVNEFLHKKYAQTIMELGISGFVGQVEK